From Haliotis asinina isolate JCU_RB_2024 chromosome 8, JCU_Hal_asi_v2, whole genome shotgun sequence, a single genomic window includes:
- the LOC137293574 gene encoding thyroid receptor-interacting protein 11-like isoform X5 has product MAAIKKKHKQEIADLRKQIAALEQQLSDSRDNDSVRHGSSNLPEADRPGLTSESDVDDLRRELQQLHTQLSKVNTEKNKIETAKRHLEGVLEELQTEVGKLQDERDVYVEKIKLLDSTVADQRAQLETLKKAAGDDVIQLKEALEQALSEKGSLEKELGQQGQVKSTLVEAKSLSTHLTTEAAAIVESLGSHSHQQLTAELLGSLEKENLYLKEQNLKFQEQITLLERAASTQAQERIQCEETISRLKGQLKEDVDESSSISTLNDSLSTGSVRTVDGSDISELSRRNRELDLKVEQLQIEVDKYKTDIDQFEFVKSDWQLEKESLEEVLLQLRKQLQEREMELNIALAQKGLAEVKRQEKKSKATERTPAGEVVEETIVAEHQDLLQTGETTLEADIETFAVQAQRLSDANLQLEEERDQLEADKAALEEKVKLLENNVSTLEKSVQSEKQASPVQQQLEQRLKQHEKEMKAMEQEKLDLESSLEELDLQHQQAMDKLISIRDNLSQQVDTLNTSLSQKDTEIAQLSDELEQSRAQIEKVASSSQDQTDAAEGLDEGLVKELQSKLEKMQSEKEKEIQDLKEKCQNAAVAVNDLHMDKRELQEELGKMKQEITGKVSKLKEMREDHTRVVEENKDLRERLQEAEDEIEDWQERNEQTQVLQKQAGNKEIEELRNENSELKSKLEEYFTACENEKTRISRLLAENQRLSAQTEQFEVKKKESMHQASQALHDRISVLETQFDAVTLDKVNLEKEISQLEDKLHSQTKHYEHYIQELQNSQDKDASALQQDHQAMMQTCHEKELAIGELQSQINSLQSELEMTKETMQTSVDSHEQLTSILKEKDDEISSLKSANIELNTEYEELCAHMKEQEVLMESMKGMEKLLAASKEEIQRLRTEIEVNKMNMEQQKPDDMDQSKTLEVITELEKELALCKDKISQLEETVYAQESLINDHKAGITQLNEKHELHIREIEEERTKLARQDDLILILQEKSAEKEDEIADLKNKLTRASSLVEANKLQLLSEEDSSQCHPVLPALEYPEKAAIEYTPPSRKMDKQESLDKDDFDRDTSDKIETISKDIGELQLRLQEKDLVIQELQSNNASLLTMLEAKSLTSHGDKTLVSVHKLENEVKALKMEREQIMAVMTEKSRESSSLKAEVHRLMSVVSAEKSALDKLQEDNNQLQNRENPVDDMQREALQNLSRLVRDRELEIEALKQKNDTLLAVLQDSSQETQGSQINSLLQDKDNLSKQVMTFQAEREQMITYLNQKHQESVTYHNEIQRLTALVSTQTEQFETLNRNYTNLVPQFEDKTQTLLKTQNELLNYKQKYNELEIKYGELLGRSNMSETIDMATYNTKEVELQKTQDRLSELQQEVNDRDQKIQSLSSKIHELESIVSSKEAERISFKKQADNLTFQLQGLQTELHDFRTERVSTQQKSSEIDSELQVLKDTNNQLTLSLREKEFELTSLREKTATLTTLLQQQQGEKGQVDHLVQENASLHQQTVQYQQERDQAIMALQQKHSDVEELNKEIARLKEREMKLSRELERLRQHLLQIEEGYTGEALEAEEREKELRNRLAVAEEKILSSSSAVQSASQAANEQVETLKHQLQGVTSQRDAAYMQMTAMQEQCQQYAASLANLQMVLEQFQQDKDAQIAADTERYQDEIKILKDKMNTLQRTLDTTTSELEEASDGLEAAARLSEQLDKKEEAVAALKEEVLLREKSLKAAEEEIRKLTTSTEAKVDKLLMKNMLIGYFQTPSNQRSEVIHMMGGVLNFHPDDYAKIDQNRSSWVAGFLRFGSPRSGPTPPTTPVRGGRKAPSLDQSFSQLFVKFLEKESSPPPPPVRMPAEKMAQEVTDKHKENQKPVFNPFTAPRHVSMPLSIGEQTATTKPHILMAPMSPVTQTNPLIAPMSGDALSKGGSGRSTPQNSSAILKDVLGSR; this is encoded by the exons ATGGCCGCCATAAAGAAAAAACACAAGCAGGAGATAGCTGACCTAAGGAAACAGATTGCAGCACTTGAGCAACAGCTAAGTGACA GTCGGGACAATGACAGTGTGAGACATGGATCCTCCAACCTGCCAGAGGCTGACAGACCTGGACTGACTTCTGAATCTGATGTTGATGACCTGAGACGTGAGCTGCAGCAGCTGCACACACAGCTGTCCAAGGTCAACACAGAGAAGAACAAG ATCGAGACAGCAAAGCGCCACCTTGAGGGAGTGTTGGAGGAACTCCAGACCGAGGTGGGCAAGCTGCAGGATGAAAGAGATGTCTATGTGGAGAAGATCAAACTCTTGGACTCGACTGTTGCAGACCAGCGGGCTCAACTGGAGACACTGAAGAAAGCTGCTGGAGATGATGTCATACAGTTGAAGGAGGCTCTTGAAC aagcCCTCTCAGAAAAAGGTTCCTTGGAAAAAGAGCTGGGACAG CAAGGGCAGGTGAAGTCTACTCTGGTGGAAGCCAAGTCTCTCAGTACCCACCTAACCACTGAGGCAGCTGCCATTGTGGAGTCTCTGGGCAGTCATAGCCATCAGCAGCTCACCGCAG AGCTGCTTGGATCACTTGAGAAAGAAAATCTGTACTTGAAAGAACAGAATCTCAAGTTCCAAGAGCAGATAACTCTGTTAGAGCGAGCAGCAAGCACACAAGCCCAGGAAAGGATCCAGTGTGAGGAAACCATCTCTAGACTGAAGGGGCAGTTGAAAGAGG ATGTGGATGAATCCAGTTCTATATCAACACTCAATGACAGTCTTTCCACTGGCAGTGTCAG GACAGTTGATGGCAGCGACATATCTGAACTCTCACGCAGGAATCGTGAACTTGACCTCAAGGTGGAACAGCTTCAGATAGAGGTTGACAAATACAAAACAGACATTGACCAGTTTGAATTTGTGAAGTCTGATTGGCAGCTGGAGAAAGAATCTCTGGAAGAAGTCTTACTACAGCTGCGCAAGCAGCTTCAGGAGCGGGAGATGGAGCTCAACATCGCACTTGCCCAGAAG GGTCTAGCTGAGGTGAAACGGCAGGAGAAAAAGTCCAAGGCGACAGAAAGAACTCCG GCAGGAGAAGTAGTTGAGGAAACAATCGTGGCAGAACACCAGGATCTGCTGCAGACAGGGGAGACGACTCTTGAGGCTGACATTGAAACATTTGCTGTCCAGGCTCAAAGACTGAGTGATGCCAACTTACAGCTTGAGGAGGAGAGAGATCAGCTTGAGGCTGACAAG GCTGCACTTGAAGAAAAGGTCAAACTTTTAGAAAACAATGTGTCCACTTTAGAGAAGTCAGTACAAAGTGAAAAACAAG CATCTCCCGTGCAGCAGCAGCTGGAACAAAGACTCAAACAGCATGAGAAAGAGATGAAAGCAATGGAACAGGAGAAGCTGGACTTAGAGTCCAGCCTAGAGGAGCTGGACCTGCAGCATCAGCAAGCCATGGACAAACTCATCAGTATTCGGGACAACCTCTCCCAGCAGGTGGACACACTAAACACTAGTCTTTCACAGAAGGATACAGAAATTGCACAGCTCAGTGATGAACTGGAACAGTCCCGGGCGCAAATTGAAAAAGTTGCTTCATCATCACAGGACCAAACTGATGCCGCTGAAGGTTTGGATGAGGGCCTGGTTAAGGAGCTCCAGTCTAAGCTGGAGAAGATGCAGTCTGAAAAAGAGAAGGAGATTCAAGATTTGAAGGAGAAGTGTCAGAATGCTGCTGTTGCAGTTAATGATCTGCATATGGACAAGCGTGAGCTCCAGGAGGAGCTGGGAAAAATGAAACAGGAGATTACAGGGAAGGTGTCCAAGTTGAAAGAGATGAGGGAGGACCACACTCGGGTGGTGGAGGAGAATAAGGATCTGAGAGAGAGGTTGCAGGAAGCAGAGGATGAGATTGAGGACTGGCAGGAGAGGAATGAACAAACTCAGGTACTCCAGAAGCAGGCTGGGAATAAAGAGATTGAGGAACTGAGAAATGAAAACTCTGAACTGAAATCAAAACTTGAGGAGTATTTTACAGCCTGTGAGAATGAAAAGACTAGAATTTCTCGGCTTTTGGCTGAGAATCAGAGATTGTCTGCTCAAACTGAACAGTTTgaagttaaaaaaaaagaaagtatGCATCAGGCATCACAAGCTCTGCATGACAGAATATCAGTGTTGGAGACACAGTTTGATGCTGTGACTTTAGACAAGGTAAATCTTGAGAAGGAGATAAGTCAGTTGGAGGATAAACTCCATTCTCAGACAAAACATTATGAGCATTATATCCAGGAACTGCAGAACAGCCAAGACAAAGATGCCTCAGCCTTACAGCAAGACCATCAGGCCATGATGCAGACTTGTCATGAGAAGGAGCTTGCAATTGGTGAACTGCAGTCTCAGATTAACTCCTTACAATCGGAACTGGAAATGACTAAAGAAACAATGCAAACATCTGTTGATAGTCATGAGCAGCTGACTTCTATTTTGAAGGAGAAAGATGATGAAATTTCTTCACTGAAGTCAGCAAATATTGAGTTAAATACTGAGTATGAAGAGTTGTGTGCCCATATGAAGGAACAGGAAGTCCTCATGGAGAGTATGAAAGGTATGGAGAAACTCCTCGCTGCTTCGAAGGAGGAGATTCAGAGATTACGAACAGAAATTGAGGTGAATAAGATGAACATGGAACAGCAGAAGCCTGATGACATGGATCAGTCAAAGACATTGGAGGTTATCACTGAGCTTGAGAAAGAGCTTGCTTTGTGCAAAGACAAAATATCTCAGTTAGAGGAAACTGTCTATGCTCAGGAGTCCTTGATTAATGATCACAAGGCAGGAATTACTCAGTTAAATGAAAAACACGAATTGCATATTAGGGAAATTGAAGAAGAAAGAACAAAGCTCGCAAGACAGGATGATTTAATTTTGATTCTACAAGAGAAATCTGCAGAAAAGGAGGATGAAATTGCAGATTTGAAAAACAAGTTGACAAGAGCCTCATCCTTAGTGGAAGCTAACAAGTTGCAGTTGCTCAGTGAAGAAGATAGTTCTCAATGTCACCCTGTCCTACCTGCTCTTGAATACCCAGAGAAGGCAGCCATAGAATACACCCCACCATCAAGGAAGATGGATAAACAAGAAAGTCTGGATAAGGATGATTTTGATCGTGACACGTCTGACAAGATTGAGACAATTTCAAAGGATATTGGTGAACTTCAGCTCCGCCTGCAAGAGAAGGATCTTGTGATTCAAGAACTTCAGAGCAATAATGCCTCATTACTGACGATGCTGGAGGCCAAGTCCCTGACATCGCATGGGGATAAAACTCTCGTCAGTGTGCATAAGCTGGAAAATGAGGTCAAGGCTCTTAAGATGGAGCGAGAACAGATCATGGCAGTGATGACCGAGAAATCCCGCGAGTCAAGTTCACTGAAAGCTGAGGTGCATCGTTTGATGAGTGTTGTGTCTGCAGAAAAGAGTGCCCTGGACAAGCTGCAGGAGGACAACAACCAGCTACAGAACAGGGAGAATCCTGTTGATGACATGCAGAGGGAGGCATTGCAGAACTTGTCTCGTCTTGTTCGTGATCGGGAATTGGAGATTGAGGCACTGAAACAGAAAAATGACACACTCCTGGCTGTGCTGCAAGACTCTTCTCAGGAAACACAAGGGTCTCAGATCAATTCTCTCCTCCAAGACAAAGATAACCTAAGCAAGCAGGTGATGACATTTCAGGCTGAGCGAGAACAGATGATCACCTACCTCAACCAAAAACACCAGGAGAGTGTGACATATCATAATGAAATTCAGAGACTCACTGCATTGGTGTCCACTCAGACTGAACAGTTTGAAACTCTAAATCGCAACTACACTAATCTAGTTCCTCAGTTTGAAGATAAAACACAGACTCTTCTTAAAACACAAAATGAACTTTTAAATTATAAACAGAAATATAATGAATTAGAAATTAAATATGGGGAGTTGTTAGGAAGGTCCAACATGAGTGAAACTATTGACATGGCAACTTACAATACTAAGGAGGTTGAGCTCCAGAAAACTCAGGACAGATTATCAGAACTACAACAGGAAGTTAATGATCGGGATCAGAAGATTCAGAGCCTGTCTTCAAAGATTCATGAACTGGAAAGTATAGTGTCAAGTAAAGAAGCTGAGAGGATTAGTTTTAAAAAGCAGGCTGATAATTTGACATTTCAGCTTCAGGGCTTGCAAACAGAGCTTCACGACTTTCGAACTGAAAGGGTATCCACACAACAGAAATCCTCTGAAATAGATTCAGAACTGCAGGTTTTGAAAGATACCAATAATCAATTGACATTGTCTCTCAGAGAGAAGGAGTTTGAGTTAACAAGCTTGCGAGAGAAGACGGCGACATTGACAACACTACTACAGCAGCAGCAGGGTGAGAAAGGGCAGGTTGACCACCTTGTCCAGGAGAACGCCTCACTACATCAACAGACTGTTCAGTACCAGCAGGAAAGGGACCAGGCCATCATGGCCCTCCAGCAAAAACACTCTGATGTGGAGGAGCTCAATAAAGAG ATCGCCCGTCTGAAGGAGAGGGAAATGAAACTGAGTCGGGAACTGGAGCGACTGAGACAGCATCTGCTTCAG ATTGAGGAAGGCTACACTGGGGAAGCTCTGGAGGCCGAGGAGAGAGAGAAGGAGTTGAGGAATAGGCTTGCTGTGGCTGAGGAGAAGATCCTGTCATCCAGCTCAGCAGTACAGAGTGCCAG CCAAGCAGCTAATGAGCAGGTGGAGACATTGAAGCATCAGCTGCAAGGAGTGACCAGTCAGCGTGATGCTGCCTATATGCAAATGACTGCCATGCAGGAACAGTGCCAACAGTACGCTGCCTCCCTTGCCAACCTACAGATGGTGCTTGAACAGTTCCAGCAGG ACAAAGATGCTCAGATTGCTGCTGACACAGAGAGGTACCAAGATGAGATAAAGATCCTGAAAGACAAGATGAACACCCTGCAGAGAACACTTGACACTACAACG AGTGAGCTTGAGGAGGCCTCAGATGGACTGGAGGCAGCAGCTCGTCTGAGTGAACAGCTTGACAAAAAGGAGGAGGCTGTTGCTGCGTTGAAGGAGGAGG TCCTGCTACGAGAGAAGTCTCTGAAGGCAGCAGAGGAGGAGATCAGGAAGCTGACAACAAGCACTGAGGCTAAGGTTGACAA GTTGTTGATGAAGAACATGCTGATAGGCTATTTCCAAACACCATCTAATCAACGCAGTGAGGTCATTCACATGATGGGTGGGGTCCTCAACTTCCATCCAGACGACTATGCAAAG ATTGATCAGAATCGGTCCAGCTGGGTCGCAGGATTCCTCAGATTTGGGTCCCCTCGGTCAGGCCCCACTCCACCAACAACACCTGTACGTGGAGGCCGGAAGGCACCTTCACTGGACCAG TCTTTCTCCCAGCTGTTTGTCAAGTTCCTTGAGAAAGAATCATCTCCTCCCCCACCGCCGGTCCGAATGCCAGCCGAGAAGATGGCCCAGgaggtcacagacaaacacaaagAGAACCAGAAGCCAGTGTTCAACCCGTTCACCGCCCCCAGACATGTGTCCATGCCTCTTAGTATTGGGGAGCAGACTGCCACCACCAAACCCCACATCCTGATGGCGCCCATGTCTCCTGTCACACAGACCAATCCACTCATCGCCCCCATGTCGGGTGATGCGCTCAGTAAGGGCGGATCTGGCAGGTCCACACCACAGAATTCTAGTGCAATTCTTAAAGATGTTCTTGGCTCCAGATGA